From the genome of Argentina anserina chromosome 4, drPotAnse1.1, whole genome shotgun sequence, one region includes:
- the LOC126791581 gene encoding S-adenosylmethionine decarboxylase proenzyme, which produces MSVAGSAIGFEGYEKRLEIVFFEPSLFRDPEGRGLRALSKAQLDEFLGKAECTIVSSLSNNDVDSYVLSESSLFVYSYKIIIKTCGTTKLLLAIPPILKLAESIGLTVRSVRYTRGSFIFPGAQSFPHRSFSEEVSTLDAYFGKLAGGSRAYMMGGSSGPQKWHVYSASAEPANLVNPVYTLEMCMTGLDRGKASVFYKTESSSATAMTDDSGIRKILPDSDICDFEFDPCGYSMNAIEGAAISTIHVTPEDGFSYASFESAGYDFNELNLNQLAERVLACFTPNEFSIAVHADVAVRSLQKICSLDLKGYCREESSQEELGMGGSIVQYRFLKTEACGSPRSTLKGCWKEEDEDYESS; this is translated from the coding sequence ATGTCGGTGGCGGGTTCGGCAATTGGATTTGAAGGGTACGAGAAGAGGCTGGAAATTGTGTTTTTTGAACCGAGTCTCTTTCGTGATCCAGAAGGAAGGGGTCTTCGAGCCCTTTCCAAAGCCCAGCTAGACGAGTTCCTTGGAAAGGCTGAGTGCACTATTGTCTCATCTCTGTCCAACAATGATGTTGACTCGTATGTTCTTTCGGAGTCGAGCCTCTTTGTCTACTCATACAAGATCATTATCAAAACTTGTGGGACGACCAAGTTGCTCCTAGCAATCCCACCTATTCTGAAGTTAGCTGAAAGCATCGGTCTCACCGTGAGATCTGTGAGGTATACTCGTGGGAGTTTCATTTTCCCAGGTGCTCAGTCATTCCCCCATCGAAGCTTCTCCGAAGAAGTTTCTACTCTTGATGCGTACTTTGGGAAGCTTGCGGGAGGCAGCAGAGCTTATATGATGGGTGGGTCAAGCGGACCTCAGAAATGGCATGTGTATTCTGCATCTGCTGAACCAGCAAACTTGGTTAATCCTGTATACACCCTGGAAATGTGCATGACTGGTTTGGACAGGGGAAAGGCTTCTGTTTTCTACAAAACCGAGTCAAGCTCAGCAACTGCAATGACCGATGATTCTGGCATCCGAAAGATCCTCCCAGATTCTGATATTTGTGATTTTGAGTTTGACCCCTGTGGTTATTCAATGAATGCTATTGAAGGAGCGGCGATATCAACCATCCATGTCACACCAGAAGATGGTTTCAGCTATGCTAGTTTTGAATCTGCAGGATATGACTTCAATGAGTTGAATCTTAACCAGTTGGCTGAGAGGGTATTGGCTTGTTTCACACCGAATGAGTTCTCAATTGCTGTGCATGCTGATGTTGCAGTCCGGTCACTCCAGAAAATTTGTTCATTGGACTTGAAGGGATACTGTCGCGAAGAGAGCAGCCAGGAGGAGCTTGGAATGGGTGGTTCCATTGTTCAGTACAGGTTCCTCAAGACTGAGGCCTGTGGTTCTCCCAGGTCAACACTTAAAGGCTGTTGGAAAGAGGAAGATGAGGACTACGAATCCTCTTGA
- the LOC126791577 gene encoding protein NSP-INTERACTING KINASE 2, protein MEVRKQGKALCFLTLLCLWSCVSGALTSKGVNMEVLALGSIKDSLVDPRGVLHNWDGTSVDPCSWNMVTCSDGVVTALGTPSQNLSGTLSPSIANLTNLLLVTFQDNSITGPIPTEIGRLQKLKTLDLSNNLFNGQIPTALSHLKSLQYLRLNNNSLSGEIPSSFANMTQLAFLDMSYNNLSGPVPKFPARAFNIVGNPLICTAGMEQECFGTTPMPLSFSLNSSQPSQPAGKLKNHKIALAFASTLGCICLLILGFGFLLWWRHKYNQQIFLDVNESHHEEVSLGNLKSFHFRELQSATHNFSSKNLVGKGGFGNVYKGYLHDGTVVAVKRLKDANAIGGEIQFQTEVEMISLAVHRNLLRLYGFCMTAKERLLVYPYMSNGSVALRLKSKPALDWGTRKRIAIGAARGLLYLHEQCDPKIIHRDVKAANILLDDDYEAVVGDFGLAKLLDHHESHITTAVRGTVGHIAPEYLSTGQSSEKTDVFGFGILILELISGQRALEFGKAANQKGAILDWVKKVQQEKRFEMLVDKELKNDYDAIELEEMIQVALLCTQNLPGQRPKMSEVVRMLEGDGLAEKWEASQRAESNRCRTNNDFSSSDRYSDLTDDSSLLAQAMELSGPR, encoded by the exons ATGGAAGTTAGGAAGCAAGGTAAAGCTTTGTGCTTTTTGACTCTTTTGTGCTTGTGGAGTTGTGTAAGTGGCGCTCTTACCTCCAAAGGTGTCAACATGGAAG TGTTAGCACTGGGGAGCATTAAGGACTCACTGGTTGATCCTCGCGGCGTTCTTCACAATTGGGATGGAACTTCTGTGGATCCCTGCAGCTGGAATATGGTCACGTGCTCTGATGGTGTAGTCACTGCCCT AGGAACTCCAAGCCAGAACTTATCAGGCACCTTGTCACCAAGCATAGCCAACTTGACAAATCTCTTGCTTGT GACATTTCAGGATAACAGTATAACAGGACCAATCCCAACTGAGATTGGGAGGCTCCAGAAGCTTAAAACACTGGATCTTTCCAACAATTTATTCAATGGACAAATTCCCACAGCTCTATCCCACCTGAAAAGCCTTCAATACTT GAGGCTAAACAATAACAGTCTTTCTGGGGAAATTCCTTCATCGTTTGCCAACATGACCCAGCTGGCCTTTCT GGACATGTCTTACAATAACTTAAGTGGTCCAGTACCCAAGTTTCCTGCTAGAGCATTCAA TATCGTGGGAAACCCTCTGATTTGCACCGCTGGAATGGAGCAAGAGTGCTTTGGAACAACGCCTATGCCGCTATCTTTTTCCTTGAATAGTTCACAAC CTTCTCAGCCTGCTGGGAAACTAAAGAACCATAAAATTGCCTTAGCCTTTGCATCAACCCTAGGCTGCATCTGCCTTCTAATCCTTGGTTTCGGTTTTCTTCTTTGGTGGAGGCACAAGTACAACCAGCAGATATTCTTAGACGTCAATG AATCTCACCATGAAGAAGTTTCCCTTGGAAATTTGAAGTCATTTCACTTCAGAGAACTTCAGTCTGCAACACATAACTTCAGCAGCAAAAATTTGGTTGGCAAAGGTGGTTTTGGAAATGTCTACAAAGGATATCTGCATGATGGTACTGTGGTAGCTGTCAAAAGGCTCAAGGATGCAAATGCCATAGGTGGGGAAATCCAATTTCAGACAGAAGTTGAGATGATCAGCCTAGCAGTGCATCGCAACCTCCTCCGTCTTTATGGATTTTGCATGACAGCCAAAGAGAGGCTCCTGGTTTACCCCTACATGTCTAATGGAAGCGTGGCTTTGCGTCTGAAAT CCAAACCAGCCTTGGATTGGGGTACAAGGAAGAGGATTGCAATTGGAGCAGCAAGGGGACTGTTGTACTTGCATGAGCAGTGTGACCCCAAGATCATTCATAGGGATGTGAAAGCTGCAAATATACTGCTTGATGATGACTATGAGGCTGTGGTGGGAGATTTTGGTTTGGCAAAGCTTTTGGATCAccatgaatcacacattacaACAGCTGTGAGGGGCACCGTGGGGCACATAGCACCGGAGTATCTCTCAACTGGTCAGTCCTCCGAGAAGACTGATGTTTTTGGATTTGGGATCCTGATACTTGAACTAATATCTGGCCAAAGAGCTTTGGAGTTTGGCAAAGCAGCAAACCAGAAAGGCGCTATACTTGACTGG GTGAAGAAAGTTCAACAGGAAAAAAGGTTTGAAATGCTGGTTGACAAGGAACTGAAGAACGACTATGATGCTATTGAGCTTGAAGAAATGATTCAAGTGGCTCTCTTATGCACTCAAAATCTTCCTGGTCAGAGACCAAAGATGTCTGAAGTGGTAAGAATGCTGGAAGGAGATGGACTCGCAGAGAAATGGGAAGCTTCTCAGAGAGCTGAATCAAATAGGTGCAGAACCAATAATGATTTTTCGTCTTCTGACCGCTACTCTGATCTTACTGATGATTCTTCATTACTCGCACAAGCAATGGAGCTATCTGGACCAAGGTGA
- the LOC126791579 gene encoding F-box/FBD/LRR-repeat protein At1g13570 has protein sequence MLMGDKPDLDLISNLPQSIIESILTCLPIGDAIRTSCLSRKWRYKWTTLTHLVFDEKCVALSGDQVVVEKSLVNFITRALFLHQGPIHKFQVSTSYLQSCPDIDQWILFLSRNGIKELLLELGEDGEWFRVPWCLFYCEKLTRLDLFRCELDPPPSFKGFLNLKSLNLHQVLVAPEAIESLISSCPLLESLSLSYFDSLALTIRAPNLKYLCLEGEFKDITLENTPLLVDLSVALYMTDENAEYPEHSSNCKFIKFLGSLPRLEKLIGHIYFTKYLSIGKDPGVLPITYNHLKIIELYQVSFEDMKEILVVLRLITNSPNLKELQLSGSSLTSTESPDLDFWEKEGPSDCTFHKLKVVKMTDISGLPHEMEFIKFLLRKSPVLEVMSIMPCVFVTMEARLIIVTELLSFTRASPKAGIVFIQD, from the exons ATGCTAATGGGCGATAAACCGGATCTTGATTTGATAAGCAATCTGCCTCAGAGCATTATAGAGAGCATTCTCACGTGTTTGCCGATAGGAGATGCTATAAGAACGAGCTGCTTGTCAAGGAAATGGAGATACAAATGGACTACACTCACTCATCTTGTGTTCGACGAAAAATGTGTTGCTCTATCTGGCGATCAAGTAGTTGTGGAGAAAAGCCTTGTCAATTTTATAACTCGAGCGCTCTTTCTTCACCAAGGCCCTATTCACAAGTTCCAGGTCTCTACTTCGTACTTGCAGAGCTGCCCGGATATAGATCAATGGATACTTTTCCTTTCAAGGAATGGCATCAAAGAATTGCTTCTTGAATTGGGAGAAGATGGCGAGTGGTTTAGGGTGCCTTGGTGTCTTTTTTATTGTGAAAAGCTGACCCGTCTGGACCTATTTCGCTGCGAGTTGGATCCACCTCCTAGCTTTAAAGGATTCTTGAACTTGAAGAGCCTCAATCTTCATCAAGTTTTGGTTGCTCCTGAGGCAATTGAAAGTCTTATTTCTAGTTGCCCGCTACTTGAGAGTCTATCTCTGTCATACTTTGATAGCCTAGCTTTAACTATCCGTGCTCCGAATCTCAAGTACTTGTGTCTCGAAGGTGAATTTAAGGACATAACTCTAGAAAATACTCCTCTTTTGGTTGATTTATCTGTTGCTTTGTACATGACTGATGAAAATGCTGAGTACCCCGAGCATAGTTCAAATTGCAAGTTTATCAAGTTTCTTGGCAGCTTACCACGCCTTGAGAAGCTTATTGGGCATATCTACTTTACTAAG taTTTGAGTATAGGTAAAGACCCGGGCGTCCTTCCAATTACATATAACCATCTGAAGATCATTGAATTATATCAAGTGAGTTTTGAAGATATGAAAGAGATACTAGTTGTTCTTCGCTTGATTACAAACTCTCCTAATTTGAAGGAACTTCAACTCTCG GGATCGTCTCTAACGTCAACAGAATCACCCGATTTGGATTTCTGGGAGAAAGAAGGCCCTTCAGATTGCACATTCCACAAATTGAAAGTCGTGAAGATGACTGATATATCTGGACTGCCGCATGAGATggaatttatcaaatttttgttGAGAAAATCACCAGTGCTTGAAGTAATGAGTATAATGCCTTGTGTTTTTGTTACTATGGAGGCGCGTTTAATAATAGTCACCGAGTTGCTGAGTTTTACAAGAGCCTCTCCTAAAGCTGGAATTGTTTTCATCCAAGATTAA
- the LOC126791576 gene encoding inorganic pyrophosphatase TTM2, which translates to MAQNMSGSDSHKKRPGLLKDQVRLVKRKDSNYYEIAPIQSSLSFEKGFFIVIRACQLLAQKNDGIIVVGVAGPSGAGKSVFTEKILNFMPSVAVISMDNYNDASRIVDGNFDDPRLTDYDTLLQNVSDLRAGKAVEVPVYDFKSSSRTGYRTVEVPSSRIVIIEGIYALSEKLRPLLDLRVSVTGGVHFDLVKRVLRDIQRAGQQPEEIIHQISETVYPMYKAFIEPDLQTAHIKIVNKFNPFTGFQSPTYILKSAKPLSVDQIKAVFTEEHTEAKEETYDIYLLPPGEDPESCQSYLRMRDKDGKYSLMFEEWVTDNPFVISPRITFEVSVRLLGGLMALGYTIATILKRSSHVFSNDGVCVKIDWLEQLNRGYIQVQGKDRVVVRCVAEQLGLEGSYISRTYIEQIQLEKLVNEVMALPDDLKTRLSLDEDVVLSPRDALSRVSAAVMRNKHLKSGMSQSYTNQRDKSTSRLTGYSNGQGFDDRNSESQATLASQGVITQLSEHISSLNERMDEFTNRIEELNSKLTVKKSSSQQNLALQAETCNGSAPTSYFISGLGNGSLTGSIMPNSSSSAQLAKDSPALEEISNITRGQRQIMHQLDNLNNLLRESMGEKNRPARTNSSKGTDARSERMTGPLAVTLAVGIIGVVIYKAILNRS; encoded by the exons ATGGCTCAAAATATGTCTGGTTCTGATTCACATAAAAAACGGCCAGGCCTTTTAAAAGATCAAGTCCGATTAGTTAAGAGGAAGGATTCCAATTATTATGAGATTGCACCAATCCAAAGTTCTCTGTCATTTGAGAAGGGTTTCTTTATTGTAATCCGTGCATGTCAGTTGCTAGCCCAAAAAAATGATGGAATAATAGTGGTAGGAGTGGCGGGTCCTTCTGGGGCTGGAAAGTCTGTGTTTactgaaaaaatactcaactTCATGCCGAGTGTTGCGGTCATATCCATGGACAACTATAATGACGCCAGTCGAATTGTTGATGGCAACTTTGATG ATCCACGTCTGACAGACTATGATACATTGCTCCAAAATGTTAGTGACTTAAGAGCAGGGAAAGCGGTTGAGGTGCCAGTTTATGACTTCAAGTCCAGTTCCCGCACAGGATACAG GACAGTTGAAGTCCCAAGCTCCCGTATCGTGATCATTGAAGGCATCTATGCTTTGAGTGAAAAGTTGCGGCCTTTACTGGATCTACGAGTATCTGTCACAGGTGGTGTTCACTTTGACCTTGTTAAAAGGGTTTTACGGGACATACAGCGAGCTGGCCAACAACCAGAAGAAATAATTCATCAAATATCGGAAACA GTATACCCAATGTACAAGGCCTTTATCGAGCCAGATCTTCAAACTGCTCATATAAAAATTGTGAACAAGTTCAATCCATTTACTGGATTTCAAAGTCCCACTTACATTTTAAAG TCAGCGAAGCCCTTGTCGGTGGATCAAATAAAGGCAGTCTTTACTGAAGAGCATACAGAAGCCAAGGAAGAGACTTATGATATATATCTTTTACCACCTGGTGAAGATCCAGAATCTTGTCAATCATATCTGAGAATGCGGGATAAAGATGGGAAATATAGTCTCATGTTTGAG GAGTGGGTGACCGATAATCCATTTGTTATATCACCAAGAATAACTTTTGAGGTCAGTGTGCGTCTTCTTGGTGGACTAATGGCTCtgggatacacaattgcaactATCCTTAAAAGAAGCAGTCATGTGTTCTCCAATGATGGTGTCTGTGTGAAAATTGATTGGTTAGAGCAACTAAATCGTGGATATATTCAG GTGCAAGGAAAGGATCGAGTAGTAGTAAGATGTGTGGCAGAGCAGCTTGGCTTGGAAGGTTCATACATCTCTCGAACCTACATTGAACAAATTCAACTGGAAAAGCTGGTGAATGAGGTCATG GCCTTGCCAGATGATTTGAAGACAAGGCTTAGCCTAGATGAGGATGTTGTTTTGAGCCCCAGAGACGCACTTTCTAGAGTCTCTGCAGCTGTCATGAGAAATAAGCATCTCAAGAG TGGTATGTCGCAGTCATATACAAACCAAAGGGACAAAAGTACATCCAGGCTCACTGGATATTCCAATGGTCAAGGGTTTGATGACAGAAATTCAGAATCACAAGCAACACTAGCAAGCCAG GGAGTCATTACTCAGCTTTCAGAACATATTTCGTCATTGAATGAGAGAATGGATGAGTTTACGAATCGAATTGAAGAGTTGAATTCCAAGTTGACTGTGAAGAAAAGTTCTAGCCAACAAAACCTGGCTCTTCAAGCTGAAACCTGCAATGGCTCCGCTCCCACTTCTTATTTCATCTCTGGCTTAGGCAATGGGTCCTTAACTGGATCTATAATGCCAAACTCCTCGTCTTCTGCCCAGCTGGCTAAGGATTCTCCAGCACTGGAAGAG ATATCAAATATTACAAGGGGACAAAGGCAAATCATGCATCAATTGGACAATCTCAATAATCTTCTCCGAGAAAGCATGGGAGAGAAAAATCGACCAGCAAGAACTAACAGCAGTAAAGGAACAGATGCTCGTTCTGAACGCATGACAGGTCCTCTTGCAGTAACGCTTGCTGTTGGCATTATAGGAGTCGTCATATACAAGGCCATCTTAAATCGAAGCTGA